The sequence below is a genomic window from Bombus pyrosoma isolate SC7728 linkage group LG9, ASM1482585v1, whole genome shotgun sequence.
AGAACTCGGATCGacgaatttttaacgttatcgCTAATTTGTTTGCACTTTGATATGCCAATTACTGCCCTgattataaacttttatttatgtagCTACATCGGaacgtattaattttaatatcgtaggTAAATGTTAATAGAACGTACATACGATGCGTAAACATTTTTGGGATCCCCTTTTTCTAGTGGGATAGTTCCATATTACCACGTGTACTTCCACCTGGCTTACAATCGATGAACGCCGTTACGCTTTACATACGATGACCCAGAGAACCTTGAAGTTACTTGTTTTAACTAAGCTTATTAATACTTTCTTCGTTACTTATCGACGAGAATATTTACAGTATCCGATAGTTTCTAAATTCTATCCTCTGTCAAGGTATAAAAAGCTTTATTCTCATGGAGTTTTGTCGCGTTAACGATACTCGGAAAATGTAACGACGTTCTCATGGAAACAACGAGCGAAGAACTTGTTTACTTTCTTTCGCTCATCTTTATTCCCTCGCAAATCCTTGACCTTGTTTGATGTTTTGCTCGACACGCACTTCCAGGCAAATTAATGCCCATGCATACCGAAAGAAGCTAACGGTCCACCGCCCTGTTTGTAATCAGCTAATGGTGCACGTATGCTTTTTCAGAGGTGCTCGAATATGCGAGGCGCTTGGGAATCGATCCGGAAACAGAACCACACCTCCTGAATTTGGCTCGGGAGGGCCTGATGGCGGCCCTCCCGAAGGGATGGTTACCATGCTTCCATGAAACCAGCGGCGCTTGGTACTACTATCAAGCTTCCACCGGAATCACCACCTGGCAACATCCTCTGGACGCAGTCTACAAGGAGATGGTCGAGCAGGCCAGGGCTGGCAACGCTAAACCTGATAACACCAGGCAAATCAGCGTTGGTACGGATTGCCTCGTCATTACGGCTGAATGGAAAATATAggattaaccctttgcacttgGACTGTTATCACTTGGCTGCACTTAGCGTTTAACAGAGTCAAAGACTGATTAACCGATGCATCATCCACCTTTTTACTGGTACACACATAGTCGATAGAAGGTAGATCGTGAATGATATAGTCCAATCGCACGTTTGTATTTGTCCTATTCTGCGATCGATACATATCGATTTGTAGAACGTATATAATTGATGAGAAGACTGATTACAAATGACACacgatgtaatatttttttattcaccGATCACTGCTACTCCAAACGAGGGTAGATTATTTATCGAACCACGTATCTTCGCGTTTTGTACATGTATGTAGATGAtggtatataaataaagtataatatacgTATCATTGAATCTTAATGGCATgatcatttttctttgcatCTTATGCCAGACAATGCAGTAAGAAGTTGtcgtgcaaagggttaaaccTGGCACCCGAAGGGATAAATGTTACCAATCGTTCTCTTATTATTTTGTTCAACATCCGTTTTCGAGTATCAAAATCAACGACTCTCTATAGTTTATCGAGACTTTTCGAGTCTGACTTTCAATGGATAACACAATATTTCGATAACAGAATTTGCATTCATCAGTTCGATATCTTTCGTATTCGAACAACTTATCGATGCGAATACCAGTAAACAAGATAAGATAAACGTACTTGCTCGAATATCGCATAATCGTTGTTTCCTTATTCTTAATCATCGAAATTAGACGCGATAGCCCGTGATTTTTGTGCCGTTAAATCTTTAAATCATTGGGAAAGTAACAGTTGTCTCTGATTATGAATTACTAGACGGCATATGTTTCAAAGACATGTGTTTTCTACGATTCGATTGCCAAAATCTCGGCAATTATCGCTCTACGCGTCTCCCACTATAGTACTCTACATCGTGTTGTCAACTCGCATTGCCAAGCTCCTATATCCAAACGGCAAGGACTCGTTTGTCAATCGAAACCCAAGCTGGCTTTTCTTCAACTAGTAAACTTGTATTTTTAGGCTTTTCAGCTTTGactttatcttttaatattcatctgcGATCACGCATCTCGATTTCTTAATCTCGGGTCGAAGCTTGATCGTCGATCGTATTCGGATACGCGACACTCAGGCGATTCATATCAATTACGTAAAGTGAAGATATTTTCCTGCGTTCGACCTTGAAGCATCGAGTTCGTACAATTACAGACcactttgttttctttttcaatgaCCGCAGATCTCCGACAACGAAATAGTCTCTACTTATTGACTCGAGTTTTTTACGTAACGCCGAGTAGTTTACTGCTAAGTATGTATGTAAGTCGGTGCGGCATTCAAGTTTTATGTAACCTTTTCGATTCGCGTGCGTGTCATGCGATAGAATCGAGAGATTGACTCGcttcgtttattaattattgacgAACACGTGTATTGATTGCGGTAACATTAATCTTATCTTACCCGAGTCTTCCGTTGCTTTtatataagaaacaaaattatcatttCTACAGTGTAAATTGATTCCAACATTCCTTCTTTGTCAAAGTTCATCGCCAAAAGGCTATCTCTCGCTTTGGGACTAAAATGTAACGATTGTTTTCGTATAAAATGAGACACAGTCAGTGAACCGAGGTTAAAAGCTGTTTATTGTAATAGGTTCGGGTACAATAAAGTTATACACGACTGAGTTTGTCGCGCGATTTCTCCAACGGATGGATGGAGCTGCTGTGCGCGTGGACGCGCTGCTAGCTGCATAAAGGACCCTTGAAACTCTTACGTGCCGGTCCTCAGTGTACGACATATTCATCAAGGCACTCGCGCGTTGGTGCACTTGCTCGCGCAAGTACGTAATAGTTGCTTGAACGTCGATCCGTCCAATTATCGCGTCCCCGTCCATCGAACGCGAATTGTTCGGTTGGTATTGCGGACACTTCTTACCGGCTGTTGCTCCACAGCTGCTGACACAGTCACGGCTCAAAGGGATGCAAGCCAATTAGCGTTCACATGAAATTATCGTCGTTCTCCTTGTTCGTTTACTTTCGTTAGGGCGAACTCTAATTTTACGAAACTTCTCTTTGGCAACAATTGAAACAACAATGATTCGATATGAGCTTTGAATCACTGTTTCACGGCGCACGCGATAAACATTTGACGCAATACCGTGCAACGTGTCCCTTTACTCGAAACATTATCATTCAATTACAGTGTATCGCCCATTCTTAGTCAGAAATGGAAAGCATTGTCTCAAGTTCAACACGCTGTGGCTTTTGTGGCCTGGAGGGAGCTGCACGGGCGCGAAAAGTCAATATTTGTTGGTAGTCCTTTCCCTttgatattcttctttttttacaccGGAAACAGTGGAAGATTAAAGGCATGCTAGTCTAAAGGgtgaagtttttaaaattttcccCTATCGTGTATTCTCGGTGATTGTTCACGTAACATCCTCCCTACGCCGCAATGAATTCAACAGGAAACAAGATTCGCGAtggattattttcaaatatgattttacaataaaattctttgaaaatcgattctatcgatattctagaaaaattatacgtagTGACAcacaaaagtaaaaaattacgatTGTGATGGGAGAATTTCAATCTTCGGtacgaagaataaatatttttatttagatagaGGGTACACACCCTAATGAGATAAAATGCCATTGTTCTAGAAAATGTAATTCGAGATTGTAAAGCAGGCTCTATATGTACCTAAGTATGTACTTAGTTCCCGATCGTATCACCTGTTACATAGGTCATCGTATATCGATgctataatgtatattcaTGGATCTATTTCTTATCTACTTTGCCTCGTTGCGACTGATACGATATTCATTTCCATGTACATCTGTTTTGCAAGTGTCGGTCAAAGGCGATGTGACATGTTTTGCCTCTACAAAAGTCTCATGAATCGATGTAACAAATCCGACGCTGTATATAGTTTGCTtggaaaagatttattttcttttgtgataaaaaaaagaagaggcaTGAAATcgttacaaaaaagaaaaaagaaatcgcgCTTGAAAAATATGCAGGCCGTTTTAAACGCGACAACTGTATTTTTCGTTGTTACATAATAGTCGCTTTTGCGCACTTTTGAGCctttaaacatattttcttatcCATTTCATCGCTCGTCCCTCTTTTCGCgagtgtaaaaaaaaaaagagtgaaagaaaaagagaaaacagacGTTGACTCGCTCGCGAGAGAACGTTGACACTGTCGCCTCTTTTCACTCGAGAGGGTCATCGTAAGCGTGGAAAAGTTTACGCGCGTTTTCTCTGATCCGTGGAACGACTATCGATTCTTGCCTCTTTTGAGCTTTTTCTCTCCCAACGACATAGCGAAACAGCGTTAGGAAGCTATATAAAGTGTGTTTTCTGATCGATAGAAGAGGACTCGAAAACAACAGCGAAGGATTTCGAGTCTCACGAGGAAGCAACCCTGCCCAAGGAATCCTCTCCGTCGAAGGAATCTGTAAAACAATCTATCAAAACCATTCCCCCACCTACCAGGATCCCTACGAAGTTGACGCCTCTGAAAAAATTGGATAAAATTGATGGTGCAAGGAAGAAGGACGCTATGGGCCAAGACAAACAGCTGTATAAACGAGAGGACTCGAAGATAGATAATCCTCTGGCAACTAACAGAGCCGCCAGGGATTACACCAACCTCAAATTTCAAGATCCGAGGTTCTACGAGTGCCCTAAGCTTCTAGAAACAATCGCATCGACCGCAACCACCAATACGACCGCAGTTACTACGCCAAAGCAGGAGATAGATTTAAAAGAAGTGCTAAAGAGATCGGAATCCCTTAGTCCGAGGCACGAGAAAGACTGGGAACAGTTGTCCAGCAGATTTAGTTCCGAAGAGAACATTATAGATATCGATAAACTCAGCATCACCACGCTAGCCAGATCAGAGAAGTCTGAAAAGTTTGATAAGGAGAAGCATCCGAGTCAGTTTGGTCAACAAAAGGAACTCACTCTAAGTGGTGGAGGGACTATGTTTCTGAAGAGCAACAGAAGCAGGGACACTACACCTAGCCACGAAGGCGCTAAACTCGATGATTTCAGGACCATGCTGATCCCGGACGAGAGCAGCAACGTCGGCGGTGACAAGTTGAAGTCGATTCTCAGAGAAAAACAATCCGAGGATGGTAAGAAacttatatatagtattattatcgttttgatacagattattaaattttaaccgGTTATCAATAGACGACAGACCAGTGGACGAAGAACGGAAAAGCGTACGATTCGACATAGAGAAGGAATTGGACATCAGGTTCACCTATTCCAGGTCCGAAGACGATTCGGAGTCCGAGTCTGAGGAGCAGGAGGCTCAGATGCTCGCGATGTTTTCTAACCGAGATACCGATTGGATTCCTTCGTCGCAAAAGACAAGTTGCCAAAGATTCAACGAGGAGACCAAAGAGGATTCTGAAGACAAAATCGACGAGGGTATCAGGAAGAGTTCGTCGTTGGAGAAAATCGAaggatcgaagaaaaatgggAAAGTCGTGGGCAAGAGGTTCGTCGTTCGGAACGTTTCCGAGAACGAGCATCGCAAAAGATTTGTTCCGCAGAACGTTTCTGACAAGGAGCACCGTATGCAGATGACAAGGGATAGTTTATCCGGTGAAAGTTTGTCGAGGGAGAGCAGCCTGGATTACACGTACAccaataaatttaacaaaatcaaaAACATCGATCTGGTCTCGAAAAGCGAGACCACCGATTACAGCGACTCGGAAGCGCGCCGAAAGAACAAATCGAAGGTGGATTTCTTGCGAAACGAACAGACCGACGACGATGATACCTCGGACGTTCCTAGAATCTATCGCGAACTCGATCTCGCAGAGAAGCAACGCAACGATGTCGCTGCGAAACAGGAACAAGGCAGGAACTTTTCGAAAAGCGAAACCGATTACAGTGACATCGACGCGCGCCGGAAGAACAAATCAAAAGTGGATTTCTCGCGAAACGAGCAGACCGATGACGATGATACCTCAGACTTTCCTAAGTTTTATCGCGATGCTGGCGGAAAACAGGAACAGTACAAGAATCTggaggaaatgaaaataaggTTGAGTCAAGAACACGAAAAGGACATCGAAGCCTTGCAAAAAGAGTACAAAGATAAATTAGAGCAAACGAAGAAAGAGTTGGAGGAAAATTTCGTGGAGCAGAAGAAGCAGCTCGAGAAAAACATGAACGAAAAGCTGGAAGAATCGAGGCGGAAAATGGTTGAAAAggtatttcgtaatattaaactgcttctgttattattttagatCTCATCTTGTTATCTTTTCTAACCTTTTAAGGAGGAACGGGAGATTCAAAAATTGATTGCCGAAATGGACGAGGCCAAACTGGAGAACCTGAGGAAGGTAAAGGCCGAATTGGAAGTCTGCTACGAAAAGGAGAGACAGGAAATTTTGGCGAATCTGAAGACGGAACTCGACGAGAGAAAGGGTGAGCTGTTGGAACTACGGAACCAAGAAATAGGAAAGTTGGAGAACGAACACGAACGTGATCTAGACGAGGAGAAACTCGCGAAGCTTAACGAGATCAAACTGACGAAACAACACTCTGCGAGAATTAAAGCCATGAAGAAGGAATTGGACAAGAAGTTTGACGAATTACGTTCTCAGGTACGGGAGCAGCAGAGggagaatatttcgaaaatcaCGGAGGAGCACGAGCAACGTCTGGTTGAAATCGTACGCGATTTTAGAATCAACGTGAGTACCTGACGATGTCtgttattctaataaaaaactTAACTCTTTGTTGTTGCGTGATATGCAACATTCTCTTCTTGTTTccgaagatttttattttccttgttGAATGTGTTATTAGTCCAATGTCCATTGTTTCTTAAGGATATTAGATTGTGTATATGATGCGAACTATGAATGTTATGCAATGATTAGTTAACCCATTAGGCGCAATTTTTTTCTGCGAACGCATTAAAGCGACCCATTTAACGGCtactttgatataaataaagatgtcATTCGATTTCCCAGTTTTACCCACGATTGTATAACACCGTCCAGCTTCGAACACGCCTTATAAGATAGCTTTAAGACAGATTCTTCTAAATTCTTGTTGTAtcctaaaaaattatactcgAAGAGCAATAAAGCTGCAGAGCATACTATTACAAAATTGCACTCTTACATTTATACTTTAACCTAGACACACACGACATGCTGATTACATGTGATACatgtatgtttaaaaaaagaaaaaaaaaagaaagaaccaCTTCAATTAATTCTTGACACGATGGAAGACGAAGAGCTGAAAGAAAGGTTACATTACGTATTTGCGATTACACGTGACTGGAAAATATTCGCTGTTGCGGTTTCAGGAGGATCGCACTCGCAAGATGTATAAGCAACATTTGGAGGAGATTCGTGCCGATTTTTCACGCGAAGTAGAGAAAGAAGCGAGGAAACAGACAGGGAGGGCTATTCACCAAGAGAGCATCGAATTCGAGAAAATGCGTTGCGAAAAGCGACTGCTGCAAGACAAATATATGGCGTTGAAggagaaatatatgaaattaaagaaggAGGTTCGTTCGGCTATCGAGAGGAGGAGCAAAAGGAAGGAGGGATACACCACGGCTTCGGAAACCGAAAGGTCAACGTCAACGAGAACGAGAACCGACAGAACCGAGTCATCGGAACAAAAGTGAGTCGAGTTTAGATTTGTCGCTTCGCTAGTTTCTCTTCCGATCAACCGTGTGTTTTTCCcgtaatacatacataattagATACATACTTGGTGCAATATTCGGTATTTCATTGCAATATTTTAGGATGTCGCGCCATTGTGGCAGCGTTATACAAGAGGAGGGCGCGTGAAATCAGAAAAACGAATTGAATCGCGAAGGGTTGACACGTTGGATCGCGCTCTGAACTACTTGTACGTGCCATGACTTTAACAAATCAGTCGGAAGCACAGTTTTTATCTAcgtgttacgatatttacTCATATATTTGGATCAAGTGTTCACTATATTAGTATTAAGTTCTTGCACATCCATTCTCCTTGTCACCAGTTCCAGTACCTTCATAGTTAATACCACTTACTATACCTTGACCAAGCACATTTGTTGTATATCTTCTGTATGTTGTATATCTTCTGTATCTCGATGATGAAATTCGACGCTCTTTGTAAATAACGAAACCCATCGGTGTTCGTTCAATTATTCAGGTAGCGAGATAGAAACTGTGAAGGTACTCCCTCACGTTCATACGATTCGTCCTAATGTCTGGCTATAGGCCTTAAATCGTGCTCGCAGTACTCCACTACGAAACACGCACTCGAGCTCGGCGACGACGAACACTAAAGCGCACGAGACTCAGACGACCATGAACGAGCAGTCGGAAGAATTACACGATCCGAACGAACCGAACGTTCAGAAGGCGAACTCGGGGTTTCAGAAGAGCACAGCTACGTCGAACGCGAAGAACGTGAGATTCCAACCTGACGACACGAGCATCGCCAGCGAGACGAACGCGAACACGACCACCACGAAGAAGAACATCAGCAAGAAAGTAACCAGCACCGCGAAACCCGCCGCTACCACCGgaaacaacaacaataacaataataataacctCGAGAACCCGGTCGAGAACATTAGGAAACAATTGGAAAAGCTCGAGGATCTCGGTGATCAATTGCCAAGCAACGAAACGGCCTATACATTGCGATATCCTTTTCAAGACAAAGGTAATTCTCTTCAGAAGATTTCCATCTATTTATTAGtacaatattcattttttttttttttagcaatcTGAATGTTTCAGAAacggataattaaaaattcaccgCTTAATTGCTTCTATTTCTGACGCGCGCGAAACATAGatgagaatttctttttattaatcgttcgtttctctcgatTACTCCCAATACTCCCatgtttatttatgaaatttgagaatcggttattatttgttttttccCAGGCATCTATGCACTCTACTTTAACTAGCGGCTTGTACTCTATCACCTGCTCGTAAGTGCGCCAccagattttttattttccttttatcgcCACGAGTCGAGTCTGTCCTCGTtggtttccttcttttttcgttaCATCTTTTTTTGCACGCTGCTTTCACCAGCATCGCCCGTGTGCGAGCTAGTCGGATGACATCGAAAAGGATTTTGCTCGATTTTTTAGCGCCGGCGAATGCCTCTTCGGAGCTGGAGTTCTTTCGGCACCGAATTCACGTCGAAAGGGATTCAGTGAAGAGGGCACGGGAGGCGCTTCGGCACCAGGAGAACGTATTCCAGGGACGGCAGAGGGCTTGGAAGCAACGTAGCGTCCGAGCAACCCTCGAGCAATTAGTTCaggtattatttttatacaccTGCGTCTCGATCTGTATTTTCTAAAAGCTACGCGTTAAATCCGCACGATGGATTTTAGGAGGAACGCGAACTCTCGGACATGGAAGTGAACTTGCATCGAACTAAGAGCCTTCTGGGTGAGAAAGTGATCCAATTAAGGCACTTGGAGCAATCTCTGGAGAGAGTGGTTAATGCTAAAACCAACGAAAATGTCGCGACTACGACGAAAAACGAAGAACTGACGTTGAGCGATATGTCTAGCGTGAGCAGTGGTATCAGTTCAACCGACTTGGGAACGGACACGTTTATAGGTAAGTTTCTGTAACAGAccctctctgtctgtctctctctctctctctctctctctctctctctttctctctatttcgCTACCGGTTATTGTTTCGTTgccttcttttcctttgtcACTTTATCAGTTATATTCACAAatgatttaaatgattttcCTCGAGACGATCGAAGCGctgttttcgtttatttctttccaCTCAAGAATTTGTTTTCGATCTTGTGGTCTTGATCCTTCGTACTCAGACAAACCGGATCACTACCAGGAGTCGACGGAAATCATCGCAAGCCTGGAAAACCTAAACTCGGAAATACGTGAGATCTGGGGCGTGCTGAATAAACGCCAGGATACTAATATACCACCGCCGCCGACTTTGATGTATTCTTATTTGCGATGGCTACGTTTCCACCACCTTACAGCCGAATCGAACAATATACAAGGTGAATATAAATCTTCGTTTAGATAATTTCACGAAGGCTTTCTCTTTAAGCTCCGAAATTCTTTCAGGAACATTCGGTACGCCGAATATTCAGTCAAACATCTTGTCTCAGTTAACTGTAACGCAACCACCGACACCCAACACGCAGAACATCATCGCCCAATATGGTCCTAATAGCGGTTTCACTACCAGCGTTTGTACCGTTGAGAAGAACTCTTCGAACCTGATGGAGAGAACGTGGAATCTACGGGATTGGCTGCGACAAACTTGCGTCGAGAGCACAGATCAGCCCAGGTCGAACGACACTCTAAAAAACAGCCCACAGTCCATCGAAAAGTTTGGTTCCAAACGACATACGCTAGGGGATTCGAGTACCCGTTTCGTTGATGTAGATTCTATGTACCTACACGTGTTTCTAAACCAATTCAAGAAAACGTGTTTTCGTTAGTCGTTAGAAGTCGTTTGGAAGCGAGAGTTTCGATCGATATTCGTCGTTAACACGTTTTGGATCGTGTACCCATCTTGG
It includes:
- the LOC122570541 gene encoding LOW QUALITY PROTEIN: uncharacterized protein PF11_0207 (The sequence of the model RefSeq protein was modified relative to this genomic sequence to represent the inferred CDS: inserted 2 bases in 1 codon), which gives rise to MSISQESAATIVCKEIFDGTSHPSDEEVLEYARRLGIDPETEPHLLNLAREGLMAALPKGWLPCFHETSGAWYYYQASTGITTWQHPLDAVYKEMVEQARAGNAKPDNTRQISVEEDSKTTAKDFESHEEATLPKESSPSKESVKQSIKTIPPPTRIPTKLTPLKKLDKIDGARKKDAMGQDKQLYKREDSKIDNPLATNRAARDYTNLKFQDPRFYECPKLLETIASTATTNTTAVTTPKQEIDLKEVLKRSESLSPRHEKDWEQLSSRFSSEENIIDIDKLSITTLARSEKSEKFDKEKHPSQFGQQKELTLSGGGTMFLKSNRSRDTTPSHEGAKLDDFRTMLIPDESSNVGGDKLKSILREKQSEDDDRPVDEERKSVRFDIEKELDIRFTYSRSEDDSESESEEQEAQMLAMFSNRDTDWIPSSQKTSCQRFNEETKEDSEDKIDEGIRKSSSLEKIEGSKKNGKVVGKRFVVRNVSENEHRKRFVPQNVSDKEHRMQMTRDSLSGESLSRESSLDYTYTNKFNKIKNIDLVSKSETTDYSDSEARRKNKSKVDFLRNEQTDDDDTSDVPRIYRELDLAEKQRNDVAAKQEQGRNFSKSETDYSDIDARRKNKSKVDFSRNEQTDDDDTSDFPKFYRDAGGKQEQYKNLEEMKIRLSQEHEKDIEALQKEYKDKLEQTKKELEENFVEQKKQLEKNMNEKLEESRRKMVEKEEREIQKLIAEMDEAKLENLRKVKAELEVCYEKERQEILANLKTELDERKGELLELRNQEIGKLENEHERDLDEEKLAKLNEIKLTKQHSARIKAMKKELDKKFDELRSQVREQQRENISKITEEHEQRLVEIVRDFRINEDRTRKMYKQHLEEIRADFSREVEKEARKQTGRAIHQESIEFEKMRCEKRLLQDKYMALKEKYMKLKKEVRSAIERRSKRKEGYTTASETERSTSTRTRTDRTESSEQNTPLRNTHSSSATTNTKAHETQTTMNEQSEELHDPNEPNVQKANSGFQKSTATSNAKNVRFQPDDTSIASETNANTTTTKKNISKKVTSTAKPAATTGNNNNNNNNNLENPVENIRKQLEKLEDLGDQLPSNETAYTLRYPFQDKAPANASSELEFFRHRIHVERDSVKRAREALRHQENVFQGRQRAWKQRSVRATLEQLVQEERELSDMEVNLHRTKSLLGEKVIQLRHLEQSLERVVNAKTNENVATTTKNEELTLSDMSSVSSGISSTDLGTDTFIDKPDHYQESTEIIASLENLNSEIREIWGVLNKRQDTNIPPPPTLMYSYLRWLRFHHLTAESNNIQGTFGTPNIQSNILSQLTVTQPPTPNTQNIIAQYGPNSGFTTSVCTVEKNSSNLMERTWNLRDWLRQTCVESTDXSPGRTTL